One Littorina saxatilis isolate snail1 linkage group LG12, US_GU_Lsax_2.0, whole genome shotgun sequence genomic region harbors:
- the LOC138983167 gene encoding uncharacterized protein, translating to MTKVTQQKIQTFINTCLRRIFKIRWTDKICNEKLWQRAGQEPVNSQILRRKWGWIGHTLRKPTSSITRQALTWNPQGKGKRGRPRNSWRRDTEAELKRQGNSWAEAERTAQNRVRWRNVVNGQCSAGSKGPK from the coding sequence ATGACCAAGGTGACACAGCAGAAGATTCAGACTTTCATTAACACCTGTCTGAGGCGCATCTTCAAgatcagatggacagacaagatCTGCAACGAAAAGCTGTGGCAAAGGGCGGGCCAAGAGCCCGTTAACAGCCAGATTCTGAGGAGAAAATGGGGCTGGATTGGACACACCCTTAGGAAACCAACATCCAGCATCACCCGCCAGGCTCTCACTTGGAATCCACAGGGGAAaggaaagagagggaggccaagaaacagctggaggcgggacacagaggcagaattgaagaggcaaggcaacagctgggcAGAAGCGGAGAGAACAGCCCAGAACAGGGTGCGATGGAGAAATGTCGTCAATGGCCAATGCTCCGCTGGGAGCAaagggcctaagtaa